A genomic window from Thiomonas arsenitoxydans includes:
- the aroE gene encoding shikimate dehydrogenase codes for MTSPPPPLYAVFGNPIAHSRSPRIHALFAEQTGVALSYEARLAPVDGFEAALDAFYAEGGRGANITVPFKFDAWRLCVRRSPAAQLAQAVNTLGWDEGGLWGDNTDGIGLVRDLARVLAADTHRPLQGQRVLLLGAGGAASGVLGPLIAAGARAIALWNRSADKAQALAARHSALAAQHGADLQVVLEPPTHWADGVINATAASLDGRALDLPDGVLRPAQWAYDMMYGAHDTPFVAQAHAAGASAWDGLGMLVEQAAQSYTLWHGEAPATAPVLATLRAELAAARQHAA; via the coding sequence ATGACTTCGCCCCCGCCCCCGCTCTACGCCGTGTTCGGCAATCCCATCGCGCACAGCCGCTCGCCGCGCATTCACGCCTTGTTCGCCGAGCAAACCGGCGTGGCGCTGAGCTATGAGGCGCGGCTCGCCCCGGTGGATGGCTTCGAAGCCGCGCTCGACGCCTTCTATGCCGAAGGCGGCAGGGGCGCCAACATCACGGTGCCGTTCAAATTCGACGCTTGGCGTCTGTGCGTCCGCCGCAGCCCGGCGGCGCAACTGGCGCAGGCGGTCAACACCCTCGGCTGGGACGAAGGCGGTCTGTGGGGCGACAACACCGATGGCATCGGCCTGGTGCGCGATCTGGCCCGCGTGTTGGCCGCCGATACCCACCGCCCGCTGCAGGGGCAGCGCGTGCTGCTGCTCGGCGCCGGTGGTGCGGCCAGCGGCGTACTCGGGCCGCTGATCGCTGCAGGCGCGCGCGCCATCGCCCTGTGGAACCGCAGTGCCGACAAGGCCCAAGCCCTGGCCGCGCGCCACAGCGCCCTGGCCGCGCAGCACGGCGCCGATCTGCAAGTGGTGCTCGAGCCGCCGACGCACTGGGCCGATGGCGTCATCAACGCCACTGCCGCCAGTCTCGACGGCCGCGCGCTCGATCTGCCGGACGGCGTGCTGCGCCCCGCGCAGTGGGCCTACGACATGATGTACGGCGCGCACGACACCCCCTTTGTCGCGCAGGCCCACGCCGCGGGCGCCAGCGCCTGGGACGGGCTGGGCATGCTGGTGGAACAAGCCGCGCAGAGCTACACCCTGTGGCACGGCGAAGCGCCGGCCACCGCCCCGGTGCTGGCCACGCTGCGCGCCGAACTCGCCGCCGCCCGCCAACACGCAGCATGA
- the mtgA gene encoding monofunctional biosynthetic peptidoglycan transglycosylase: MKRDRPAPLWRRLLWLFVLSGLVLQGYFALRIALWTVIPPSSTTFMRAAELRILKSGDTVPWKHDWAPYDAVSPYLKRAVVASEDATFLTNDGVDWDAIRNAWDRNHSRRFERSGRVIGGSTITQQLAKNLFLSPERDYLRKGQELIITFMLEGILGKRRILEIYLNSVEWGNGIYGAEAAAQTYFHTSAARLSPAQAARLAVMLPAPRIYQKRLYSPYMNGRTAVIAARLWDVQVPR; this comes from the coding sequence ATGAAACGAGACAGACCCGCGCCGCTGTGGCGCCGCTTGCTGTGGCTGTTCGTGCTTTCCGGCCTGGTGCTGCAAGGCTATTTCGCCCTGCGCATCGCGCTGTGGACAGTCATTCCGCCGTCCAGCACCACCTTCATGCGCGCGGCCGAACTGCGCATCCTCAAAAGCGGCGACACCGTGCCCTGGAAGCACGACTGGGCGCCTTACGACGCCGTCAGCCCTTACCTCAAACGCGCCGTGGTCGCCTCGGAAGATGCAACCTTTCTCACCAACGACGGCGTGGACTGGGACGCCATTCGAAACGCCTGGGATCGCAACCACAGTCGCCGCTTCGAGCGCAGCGGAAGAGTCATCGGCGGCTCCACCATCACCCAGCAGCTCGCCAAAAACCTGTTTCTCTCGCCCGAGCGCGACTATCTGCGCAAAGGCCAGGAGCTGATCATCACCTTCATGCTCGAAGGCATTCTGGGCAAGCGCCGCATTCTGGAGATTTACCTCAACAGCGTGGAATGGGGCAACGGCATCTACGGCGCCGAAGCCGCCGCGCAAACCTACTTTCACACCAGCGCCGCCCGCCTCAGCCCGGCGCAGGCCGCAAGGCTGGCCGTCATGCTGCCCGCCCCGCGCATTTATCAAAAGCGCCTGTACTCGCCTTACATGAACGGCCGCACCGCAGTAATCGCCGCGCGGTTGTGGGATGTTCAAGTGCCGCGCTAA
- the thiD gene encoding bifunctional hydroxymethylpyrimidine kinase/phosphomethylpyrimidine kinase, with product MTESTESPPAVMFFNAADPSGSAGLAADLASCSAVGCHPLPVTTALWVRDTAEIFDTIEIEADAVVEQARAVLEDVEISAWKVGFLGSVDVVNAVAELLADYSQVPLVTYASNFHVLDESQTDDYIKAMQDLILPQTRVLTGNQSALTQLLLPEWDGEAPPTLDALMQKSQQLGVQYLLVTGIVASEGRVENVLMSPRRVLLRESFELFEAGFTGAGDTLSAVLTAILANGAKLDQAVHEAIEYLDHCLDFGYRPGMGQVVPDRFFWAQPTEEEDDTPSEPGTPTLQ from the coding sequence ATGACCGAATCCACAGAATCCCCCCCCGCCGTGATGTTCTTCAACGCGGCTGACCCCAGCGGCAGCGCGGGGCTCGCGGCCGATCTGGCGTCGTGCTCGGCCGTGGGCTGCCATCCCCTGCCGGTCACGACCGCGCTCTGGGTACGCGATACCGCAGAGATTTTCGACACCATCGAGATCGAGGCCGACGCCGTGGTGGAACAGGCGCGGGCCGTGCTCGAAGACGTCGAGATCTCGGCCTGGAAGGTCGGCTTTCTCGGTAGCGTCGACGTGGTCAATGCCGTGGCCGAACTGCTGGCTGACTACAGTCAGGTGCCGCTGGTCACCTATGCCAGCAATTTCCACGTGCTCGACGAGTCGCAGACCGACGATTACATCAAGGCGATGCAGGATCTCATCCTGCCGCAGACCCGCGTGCTCACCGGCAACCAGAGCGCGCTCACCCAGTTGTTGCTGCCGGAGTGGGACGGCGAAGCGCCGCCCACGCTCGATGCGCTGATGCAAAAGTCGCAGCAACTCGGCGTGCAATATCTGCTGGTGACCGGTATCGTGGCCAGCGAGGGCAGGGTGGAGAACGTGCTGATGAGCCCGCGGCGGGTGTTGCTGCGCGAGAGTTTCGAGCTGTTCGAGGCCGGGTTCACCGGCGCGGGCGATACCTTGTCGGCGGTGCTCACCGCGATACTCGCCAATGGCGCCAAGCTCGATCAGGCGGTGCATGAGGCCATCGAATACCTCGATCATTGCCTCGATTTCGGCTACCGCCCCGGCATGGGTCAGGTGGTGCCCGACCGCTTCTTCTGGGCACAGCCCACCGAGGAGGAAGACGATACGCCGAGCGAGCCGGGCACGCCGACCTTGCAGTGA
- a CDS encoding rubredoxin, producing MCLICGFIYSEAEGHPESGIAPGTRWADVPMNWTCPECGARKEDFEMVPV from the coding sequence ATGTGCCTGATCTGTGGCTTCATTTACTCAGAAGCCGAGGGCCATCCAGAGAGCGGCATTGCACCGGGTACGCGTTGGGCCGATGTGCCGATGAACTGGACCTGCCCCGAGTGCGGTGCGCGCAAAGAAGATTTCGAAATGGTGCCGGTCTAG
- the hemL gene encoding glutamate-1-semialdehyde 2,1-aminomutase, whose product MSITNQQLFDRAQLTIPGGVNSPVRAFRQVGGVPRFIDRAEGPYMIDAEGTRYIDYIGSWGPMIAGHAHPEVVEAVHRAATRSLSFGAPTADEIDMAEAICKLMPAVEMVRLVSSGTEAGMSAIRLARGFTGRDAIVKFEGCYHGHADSLLVKAGSGLLTFGNPSSAGVPADLAKHTLVLEFNNIAQIEELFARQGHEIACVMVEPIAGNMNFIRGTSAWHQRLRELCTEHGALLVWDEVMTGFRVALGGAQQVYGIRPDLVVMGKVIGGGMPLAAFGGRADVMHKLSPLGAVYQAGTLSGNPVAVAAGMAQLRLIQQPGFYERLSAATQKLMRGLDAAAARHGVTFRTDSEGGMFGFYFAAELPRNYPDMATADVEIFKRFFHAMLDRGVYLAPSMYEAGFVSAAHDDAVIEATLQVADGAFADMSKG is encoded by the coding sequence ATGTCCATCACGAATCAGCAACTGTTCGATCGCGCCCAGCTCACCATTCCCGGCGGGGTCAACTCGCCGGTGCGCGCATTTCGCCAGGTCGGCGGCGTGCCGCGCTTTATCGACCGCGCCGAAGGCCCCTACATGATCGACGCCGAAGGCACGCGCTATATCGACTACATCGGTTCCTGGGGACCGATGATCGCCGGGCACGCTCATCCGGAGGTCGTCGAGGCGGTGCATCGGGCAGCCACCCGCTCGCTGAGTTTCGGCGCGCCCACGGCCGACGAAATCGACATGGCTGAAGCCATTTGCAAGCTCATGCCTGCGGTCGAAATGGTGCGCCTGGTGTCCAGCGGCACCGAAGCCGGCATGAGCGCCATTCGCCTGGCGCGCGGCTTCACCGGACGCGATGCCATTGTCAAGTTCGAAGGCTGCTACCACGGCCATGCCGACAGTCTGCTAGTCAAGGCCGGTTCGGGCTTGCTGACCTTCGGCAATCCCAGCTCCGCCGGGGTGCCTGCCGACCTGGCCAAGCACACGCTGGTGCTGGAGTTCAACAACATCGCCCAGATCGAGGAATTGTTTGCCCGGCAGGGACACGAAATCGCCTGCGTGATGGTGGAACCCATCGCGGGCAATATGAATTTCATCCGGGGAACTTCGGCCTGGCATCAGCGCCTGCGCGAGCTCTGCACCGAGCACGGCGCGTTGCTGGTGTGGGACGAGGTGATGACCGGTTTTCGCGTGGCGCTGGGCGGCGCACAACAGGTGTACGGCATTCGCCCCGATCTGGTGGTGATGGGCAAGGTGATTGGCGGCGGCATGCCGCTGGCGGCCTTCGGCGGCCGCGCCGACGTGATGCACAAGCTCTCGCCGCTGGGCGCGGTGTACCAGGCGGGCACGCTGTCGGGCAATCCGGTGGCGGTGGCTGCCGGCATGGCACAACTGCGCCTGATCCAGCAGCCGGGGTTTTACGAGCGCCTGAGCGCGGCGACCCAAAAACTCATGCGCGGCCTGGACGCCGCCGCCGCACGGCACGGTGTGACTTTCCGCACCGACAGCGAAGGCGGCATGTTCGGTTTTTATTTCGCCGCCGAGCTGCCGCGCAACTATCCCGATATGGCCACAGCCGATGTTGAGATTTTCAAGCGCTTTTTCCACGCCATGCTCGACCGCGGCGTGTACCTGGCGCCGAGCATGTACGAAGCGGGTTTCGTCTCCGCGGCGCACGACGATGCGGTGATCGAGGCCACGCTGCAGGTGGCCGACGGTGCGTTTGCGGACATGAGCAAGGGTTGA